The DNA sequence CTGCTGACGAGGTCCCGGATAAGCACGTTGTTTGGTGTATCCCTTTCCACGCTGAAAATCGCTGTTTTACCCTCGTCCTCAATTAATGAATCTTTGCCGGTGAAGTCCATAGATACAGGCTCGTAAAAGCGAATACGCAGGCTTTTCTTGACATCATCTAAATCAGAATCATAAACAATTGAACCTTCATCAATTATGATGACCCGGTCACATAGCTCCTTGACTTCTGAAATGAGGTGAGTACTCAGGAGTATGATGCTTCTTCTTTCCTCTCTTATTTTGTTGAGTGTTCTCCTTATATCAGCCATTCCTCTTGGATCGAGGCCAAATGTCGGTTCATCCAGTATGATTACATCGGGGTTGTTGATCAGGGCAACGGCAAGTGCAAGTCGTTGCTTCATTCCCCTTGAGTATGTTCCAGTCTTCCTGTTCAGGAAGTTTTTGACCTCAGTTATATTGCTGACCCTGTCTATTTCAGAAGTGCAAAATTCCTTGGTGCCACCCTTGATGCGGCACACAAACATCATAGTTTCATACGCGGTTAGGTATGTATAGAACTCTGGTTGCTCAATTATGCTGCCAACCGTCCTAAGGGCAATAGAAGGGTCAGCTGAGACATTTGTTCCGTTGATCAGGACTTCGCCGGTGGATGGCTTGATTATGTTAGTGATAAGTTTCATCAGTGTTGTCTTCCCTGCACCGTTTGGGCCAAGTAAACCAATGCAACCGTTGGAATTCAGGGAAAGATTCACATTCTTCAGTGCTGCTATACTTCCGTAGTTCTTTGAAATACCTTTAATGTCAATCGAAGTCATTATTTCACCTCTTTTCTGTCAAAGAGTATAAGAGAACCTGCAATTGAAACAACGGTGTAAAGGATCATTACAAGTGCTGCGATTTCCGTTGGTCCGGTTCCCGCACCATTCAGGGAAATTGAAGTGCTTCCGGGTACTGTGGTGTTGAGATTTATGAAAACCCTTTCGATTATGGAAGCTGCATCGCTAAGAAGGAAGAAAGCATTGTAATTATAGAGGAAGTCGAGTATTATGTACAGTGCATTAAAAATAAGGTAATAAAGCAGGAAAACAGTGATATATGCATACATGTTCTTATTGAATATAGAGCTGATCAGGAAAGTGAACGCTGTTATTGAAATTATGAATAAGAGGAGAAGGAGATATGAGTAAAGAAAAACAATACCGGGGAAAGACCCGA is a window from the Thermoplasmatales archaeon genome containing:
- the malK_14 gene encoding Trehalose/maltose import ATP-binding protein MalK, translated to MTSIDIKGISKNYGSIAALKNVNLSLNSNGCIGLLGPNGAGKTTLMKLITNIIKPSTGEVLINGTNVSADPSIALRTVGSIIEQPEFYTYLTAYETMMFVCRIKGGTKEFCTSEIDRVSNITEVKNFLNRKTGTYSRGMKQRLALAVALINNPDVIILDEPTFGLDPRGMADIRRTLNKIREERRSIILLSTHLISEVKELCDRVIIIDEGSIVYDSDLDDVKKSLRIRFYEPVSMDFTGKDSLIEDEGKTAIFSVERDTPNNVLIRDLVSRGAKIRDVEESSGIEEKYLSIVGTGSN